In Tachysurus fulvidraco isolate hzauxx_2018 chromosome 3, HZAU_PFXX_2.0, whole genome shotgun sequence, a single window of DNA contains:
- the hibadhb gene encoding 3-hydroxyisobutyrate dehydrogenase b, whose protein sequence is MAALLRGSRKSLLGKWHNYVASVQVCRSMASKTQVGFIGLGNMGNPMAKNLIKHGYPVIATDVFPESCKELQELGAQILDTPADVADKADRIITMLPSSPNVIDVYTGQNGILKKVKKGSLLIDSSTIDPAVSKEMAVASEKMGAVFMDAPVSGGVGAATSGKLTFMVGGVEEEFTAVKELLSCMGANVVYCGQVGTGQAAKICNNMLLAIGMIGTAETMNLGIRLGLDPKLLAKILNMSSGRCWSSDTYNPVPGVMEGVPSANNYQGGFGTTLMAKDLGLAQNTATNTKTPVPLGSLAHQIYRMMCARGYASKDFSSVFQFLREEEGQ, encoded by the exons ATGGCGGCTCTGTTAAGGGGCTCTCGGAAAAGTCTTTTAGGAAAGTGGCATAATTATGTCGCTTCGGTTCAGG TCTGCAGATCTATGGCCTCCAAGACCCAGGTGGGCTTCATTGGCTTGGGGAACATGGGAAACCCAATGGCCAAGAACCTGATCAAACACGGCTACCCTGTGATTGCTACAGATGTTTTCCCAGAGTCTTGCAAAGAACTACAGGAGCTGGGTGCTCAA ATCTTGGACACACCTGCAGATGTGGCAGACAAAGCAGACCGCATCATCACAATGCTGCCGTCAAGCCCTAATGTTATTGATGTGTACACGGGTCAAAATGGAATTCTTAA GAAGGTGAAGAAAGGTTCTCTACTCATTGACTCCAGTACCATTGATCCTGCTGTATCCAAGGAAATGGCTGTTGCTTCCGAGAAAATGGGTGCTGTTTTTATGGATGCTCCGGTATCTGGAG GTGTTGGAGCCGCCACTTCTGGTAAGCTGACCTTCATGGtgggaggagtggaagaggaatTCACAGCAGTGAAAGAGTTACTAAGCTGCATGGGAGCCAATGTAGTTTACTGCGGTCAGGTTGGCACAGGACAG GCTGCTAAGATCTGTAACAACATGCTGTTGGCAATAGGAATGATTGGCACTGCTGAGACCATGAACTTGGGCATCAG GCTGGGGCTCGATCCCAAGCTTCTGGCAAAAATACTCAACATGAGCTCAGGCCGCTGCTGGTCCAGTGACACCTATAATCCTGTTCCAGGAGTAATGGAGGGAGTGCCCTCAGCTAACAACTATCAAGGGGGGTTTGGAACTACACTAATGGCTAAG GATCTGGGACTTGCACAGAACACTGCAACAAATACGAAGACTCCGGTTCCACTGGGTTCACTGGCTCATCAGATCTATCGCATGATGTGTGCACGTGGTTATGCCAGCAAGGACTTCTCCTCTGTCTTCCAGTTCCTGCGTGAAGAGGAGGGCCAGTAG